One Hydrogenobaculum sp. 3684 genomic window, TTGTTATAACAGTACTAATAGCACCGGGTCCTGCCAAGAGGGGTATTGCTATGGGTACTATGGCTATATTTTCTTTTTGTTCAGCCTCTTCAAGTTCTTGATGGGAAGCTCTTTCTCTATGGGGCTGGCCAAATATCATATTTACAGATACAAACGATAGTATGATACCACCGCCTATTTGAAAAGCCCCAAGACCTATACCAAATATTTCAAACAAAAGATCGCCAAACAACACAAAAAATATCAAAGTAAGACCAGCGTATATGGAAGATGTTTTAACCACATAAGACAAGTCCTCTTTTGCATAGCCTTTTGTGAGGCTTACAAGCACCGGCAAAGCACCAAAGGGATTTAGGATAGCAAAAATAGATATGCTAAATTTTATTATAAAATAAATTATGTCAATTGCCTGCTTTCTGTCCATTTGAGTTTATTGTAAGCTATTATATGTAAAAATACAAGTATAAGATAGGTAAATGCCATTCTTGTATAAGTGGAAGAAAAATTTACATGTAAATGGTGTATTGGTAAATATTTTATTAAAAGCAAAGTATAGACAACATCCAACAAGAGTACTGCTAAAAACAGCTTTTTGTTCACTTTCCTCAAAAATATCGCTATCGCAAAAATGGGAAATATGTATATGTAAGGATGGTATTTTACTACAAAATCAAAAAAAACATCGGCTTTTCTAACACTTACCAAGATACTAAGTACAAGCCCCACCATACTGTATAGTATACCCATTGGGTAAAACTTGTTGGTTTTTCCTTTTAGGCTTTTAATATGAATAAAAATAAGTAAAACAGGTATCACATACAAAAGCAAAAACAGATATCCCGTATCGTAAGATGACACCTTGATGTAATTTATAACATCATGTCTTATACTCTTTGTAAAAGCCTCAAACAAGGCAAGTATTGAAAACAACATGGATATAGCCGGAATGATATATACTTTAGGTTTCATTGTTTTGTCCTTTTTTAGAAAGTAAATAATAAAACGTTGGTACATAAACCAAGCTTAAAAATGTACCTAAAAGAAGTCCACCTATAGCCACTGCCGCCAAAGGAGCAAGTCTTTCAAGTCCTATAGCCCATTCTAAGGCTATTGGTATCATACCCACTGCTGTACCAAAGGCTGTCATCAAAACAGGTCTTGTTCTTAGTCTTATACTTTCTGATATGGCTTGTTTTAAATCCATGCCCTCTTTTTGACGCTCTTGGATAAAATCTATAAGAAGTATTGAGTTTTTAACTATTATGCTTCCTAAAAGCACAAAACCCATAATAGCTGGCAATGAGCCGTGTTTATCCATTATAAGCAAAGCCCAAGCCCCACCTATTGCACCAAGGGGTATCGCAAGTATGATAGCAAGAGGGGACCTCCAAGAACCAAACACAGGCACAAGCACCAGATAAAGAAGCACTATGCCTATACCTATGGCTTTTGCCATCCTACCCATAGAATCGCTCATCATGGATATATCTCCAGTTTGTTCCATTTTTACATCTGGTGGGAGTTTTATGTGTAGTTTCTTAAATTCTCTGTCAAAACTATCCATTATATGAGTGATTGGATATGTAGATCTATAACCATAAAGATCAATGGTATACTCCATAGCTTGTCTTGTGATAACGGTGGGTTGATGACTTACTACAAAATGCCCAAAAGCTTCCAATGGTATAAATCCATCCGGTGTTTTGATAGGGTAAGTTTTAAACTTAAAAAGCTTGTCCCTATCTTGAGGATAGGATATAACCCTTATGAGATATCCAGTTTGATTTGGTATTGTGAAAACAGATGAAACCAAACCGCTAAGCCCCTGAGCTACCTGCGATGCTACGGCAAAAGGAGTAGTGTGATAAAATGCACATTTTTGCTTATCTATCTTAAAATCATATTCCAAAGCGTTCATATCCCAAGATCTCGAGTAGGATTTTAGACCTTTGGTATGGGCAAGTACTTTCATAATCTCATTACCCGCTTCGTTTAGAGCGCTCAAAGATGGGCTAAAAAGTGTTACATCGAGGTTAGCGGTTATAGAAGAAACTGCTGTAGCACCATAATCATAAACATCCGCATACTCAACATCCGGAAGCGTATGTATAAAATTTCTTATCTCATCTTCAAGTTGCCACAAAGTTTTTGTCCTTTTGAAGCGATTTATAAAATGAATAGTCATTGAAGCTTGGTAAGGCGTACCACCACCCACTGTAAAAACACCTGGCTCTGTACCTATGGCTATGGATGTGGTTTTTGTAACGTATCTGCCGTCTGATTTTAAGCTATATATGTATTTTTCTATCTTGGCGGTTTCTTCATCTACTTTGTATATAGATGTGTTTGGATAAAATGTTACTTTTGCTATAGCAATACCAGTATCCATAGGCGGCATAAGATCTCTTCCTTCTAAAGGCAAGATATCCCTCAGGCTTATGACAAAAAGAAGCACCCCCAAAATCATGAAAACCCTCATAGCTATTTTGTTGTTTATCATAAGAGCGTTCCAGCTTATATAAAAGCTCTTAAGAGGGTTCAGTATCTTTTCTACAACGTTGTTTATAAATGTCTCAAAGGGTAGTTTTTTACCTTCAGATTTTAAAAACCTAACACTAACAATAGGTATAAACGTTATAGAAACAATATAAGAAACAAGCACTGCTATTATAAGCGTTCCAGCTAAAGGTCTAAATATACGTTCAGGATAGCTTCCTACAAACAAAAGTGGCAAAAGCACTATAGATGTAGCCAAAGTCCCGGCAAACACCACAAGCATAACCTCTTTGGTACCATCGATCGCCGCTTGTATTGGGCTTTTATTAAGCTCTACATAATGCCTTTCTATATTTTCAAGTATAACTATAGCATCATCTACAAGCATGCCAAGTGCAAGGATTATAGCTGTAAGGGTAACTAAGTCAAACTCCATACCCAGTATCCACATAATACCTATGGTACCAGCGTAAACAAAAGGTATTGACATAGCAGAGATCAAGGTCATCCTAAGATCTGCTAAGAATATAAATATCACCAAAGATGTAAATATAATTGCATCTCTTAGAGCTTCAAACATGTTGTCGTTTGATAACTCTATTAGTCTTTTTTGAGAATCAGCTACTTGTATGTTTAGTTCTGGGAACTCGTTTCTTAATTTTGGCAAAAGCTTATAAACCGCATCTATAGTGGTAAGAGCAGCTCCTCCGTAAGGCCTTTGTATAGCTAAGGCTATAGCCTGATGCCCATTTGCTCTATACATGGATCTTGGGTCTTGGATAGCGTATTTGACGGTGGCGATATCTTTTAGGGCTATATTGGGTGTTATGTATATGTTTTTAATTTGATTTAAGCTCTTGGCTTCAGTTTTTAGCTTAAATACATATTGGGAGTTTTTGTTTAATATAATACCCATAGGTACATCTTTGTTGGCAAACTTAACAGCATCTATAACATCTGAAACGCTTAGATGATAAGAGGCGAGCTTTATAGGGTCTATTTCTACATCTATCTCTTTTTGATAACCCCCAAACACATCTACGTTTGACACGACACCTGTTCTAAGAAGAGAGGGTTTTAGATAGTTATCCGCTATATACCTTACGTCTGCAAGAGATAAGTTTGTACCCTTTTTAGGCCATACGCCTAATACTACCACCGGTGGGGTGTAAGAGGTGATGGGATATATGGCTGGTTCTTGGATATCTGAAGGAAGTAAGCTTCTTATCTTTGTGATAGAGTTTGCCACGTCTGTTTCTGCTTGGCCTATGCTTTTACCGTAATGAAACTCTGCAGTGACCACAGAAAGCCCATCCTGAGAAGCAGAAAACACCCTTCTTACTCCATCTATAGTATAAAGCTCTCTTTCTATCACAGAACTAACGTGATCGGCTACATATTTAGCAGAAGCACCGGGTTCTATGGTAACCACTGCCACTTGAGGCCTATTGGAAGGTGGAAACAAATCCCTTGGGAGTTCAAAATATCCAATGATCCCAAGAAAAATGGCAACTATAAGAATGGCAAAAACTGCGTGAGGCTTTTTTATATAGTAGTTTATCATTTTGAGCCCTCTGTTAGGACTTTTTGTCCTTCTTGGATGGATAGCATCTCAGATCTATTTGCTATACCAAGTCTTACATTTGGAGGTATATCTTTTGTACAAAAATACTCGTCGTTTCTTGCAATTGGTGTAAAAGCTGCCCAGTGGACCTTGTTGTTTATTATCTCAAGAGCATAATAGCCTTTTGATGTATGATTCACTGCATTTTTTGGTATAAGAGTAGCGCTACACTGGCCTTTTGTAAGCTCTGTCTTCACATACATATCTGGGATTGCACCTATGGTGTTTTGATCTAAATATAGTTTTATGCTTACCATATTGTTTTGGGCTTTTGGTATGATAGTTTCTACTGTGGCATTTTGAGTTTTTCCATTTAGTTTTATGGTTTCTACATCACCTACTTTTACATAATTTACAAAGTCTTGTGGCACATCCACATAAACCTCATATTTACCATCGGTGCCTTCCAAATCAAGGATTGGTTTTCCGGGTATAGCCAAATTCCCCTCTTTTAAATAGCGCTTTGATACCACACCATCAAAAGGAGCTACAATGGTTGTATACTTTAGATCATCTTCTAAAGCCTTTATTTGATTGCCAATGCCCATCATTGTCTGTGAGAGCCCTTCTATTTGATTTATAGTAGCCTCATATTGGGACTTTGCCTCTTGATATAGATCTTGGGATTTTTCAAAAGCCTCTTCTGATATGGCATCGTGATGATAAAGCACCGTGTCTCTTTCATATATCTTTTTTTGGTTTATATATTTGGTTTTTAAAGCTTCTAAATTCCTTTTTAAAGCCTCTTGTTGAAAAGCTATGGATGCTTGGTTATTTCTTAAAGCGTTTATATTAGAAACTATATTTGAGTCGTCTAATTTTACCAACAAATCTCCTTTTTTAACCTTTGTGCCTTCTTTAGCCACATAGAGGATATAAGCACTCACTCTCGATGCTATACTTGCCTCGTTTTTGGGTTCAAATTTACCCAAAAATGTTTCTTTATCAGCTATTGTTCCCTCTTGTGTCGTTGCCGTTTTTAATACGATGGGATATGCCTTTGCCGCTTCTTCATCTTCTATATACTCTTTCCTTTCTATAAAAGCGTAAATAGCTAAAACTATCACAAGAATAGCTATAACAATACCAACTGCTTTAGCTTTCATAACTTCTCTCCTAACACGTAATCCATATATTTTTGCATGAGATAAAGGGTATATTGATTTTTATACATATCTGCAAGTGTGTTGTAGCAGTTTGCTATCGCCAAAAGAGTATCATACATATCCCCAGCACCAGTTTTATACTTTAGTTCTTCTATCTTCATCACCTCTTCTGCGTAAGCAAGCGCTTTTTGAGAAGCTCTTAGGTTTTCTTTTGCGGAATTTAATTTTGAATAAGCATCTACCACCTCTTTTCTTATATCAAGGGCGGTTTGATCGTAGTCTTTTTTTGTATTTAGGTATTCTTTGTGAGTTGATAGTATATCAAAATACCTTTTCCCAAAATCAAATATTGGCACAGATGCCATAAGGTTATAACTCCATTGAGGCTCTTCGGCACCACCACCTATGATTTTTGAATATGTGTAGTTAAAATAAATATTTGGTAGATACGAGCTCTTAGCTAAGAAAAGCTTTCTTTTGGCAATATATTCGTTTTCTTTTGCCACTTTTAACTCATATCTGTTTTTTAGGGCTATATTTATAAGTTGTTCTAAATTTCCAAAATGTTCTTCTTTGTACTTGATAGGTTCAAAATGCCAATCTATGGATTTTAAACCTGTTAGCGTGTTTAAAGATGCTTTTACAGAGTTTATATCGTCTCTTATGGATTTTATACTGGCTTTGGTTAGAGCTAACTCATATTGGACTTTCATCAAATCCACCGGTGCAAACTTTCCAAGCTTTACTCCCAAAGACACATCTTGATAAAGCTTTTCTAAGGCTTTTAGCCTTTGCTGCTGAGCCATGAGATCTTTTTTTAGGATAATGCCGTTTATATATATAGAATAAACGTTGAAAACGATTTGCCTTTTAGTAAGTTTATAGTTGTACTTTGCTATATTGCTTGCTAAATCAGATATTTTTATATTTTCTAAAAGCTTAAAACCAGTAAACAAAGGGATTGTATAAGATAAAGACAGCGTAGTCAAATTGTAAGCGCTTGGTGGTATTGAGCTTGGTGAAAGCGGAAGCTTTGGTACAAAGGGTATGAGAAGCCTTGGAGTGTTAAATTTTGATGTATCGGCGTTTATATCTACCTCACCAAGTTTTGACACTATGGCTTTTTTGTGCTCTTGTTCTTTTATATAGACGTTGTTTTTGGCTTTTTGGATAAAGGTATTGTGCTTTAAACTAAGATCTATAGCCTCTTTTAGGCTCAAAGAAAACCCGTTTACACTTAAGATAAGACCAGATATAAAAATTTTAAGTTTCAAGTTCATACAAAAAATCTTTTACCTTTTGTTTTATGATGTCTCTAACGCTTCTAAAAACGTTTATATCGTTTGTTTTGGCTGGGTCTTCTAAACCCCAGTGAAGATGTTTAACTCCTGGTATGTTTGGGCAAGCCTCTTCACCGCATAGTGTGATATATATATCAAGGTCTTTTAGAGGTATATCTTCCAAGGCTTTTGGATATTGAGAACTTATATCTATCCCATCTTCTTTCATTACCTCTATGGCCAAAGGATGTATTTGATCTTTTGGGTTCATCCCAGCGGAGTATATGTTGTGTTTGGATTTTAAATCCTTTAAAAAATGCTTTGCATAGCCCTCTGCCATTTGGCTTCTACAAGAGTTTCCCACACATATAAAAGCTATGTTCATGATCTTGGCCCCTCCTCTATGCTACAAGATAAATCCTCTACAAGTATGCCATGCAACATATCAACATTTATAGATTCTATTATAACATCTTTTAAAAGCTCCAAAACTTGGTTTTCTTTGTTTATTGAATAATAAACCCATTTGCCTTGTTTTCTGGCTTTTAGTAAAGAAGCATCTTTTAAAATCCTAAGATGAAAAGAGATATTTGGCTGAGATATGTTAAAATGCTTCATGAAACTACATACGCATATCTCTTCTTCTTTTAGTAACACACTTATTATCTCAAGCCTTATATCATCAGAAAGCGCATAAAATATGCGCCTTAGCTCTTCTTTTGTCATTTTACTATTACTTTGGATTTTTCCATAGAAGCTTTTATATCCTCTTCTGTCACATCGCCTTTTATCTCTATGCTAAGCTTGCCGTTTTCTTTCTTAAAATCCATAAAACTAACCTTGGCTTTCATTTCATTGCTCATACACTCACATCTTCCTGCTTTGCAGTTTTCCACTATTTGCTCTACTTTGCTTGGATCCACATCTTCTACTATATCTATTTTAACACCTTCTTGGGTTTGTTTTACTTCGCTTACGTCTTTTAGCTTTTTGCCTTCCATAAACATTACCTCCTTTTAGGTTAGTATTTATTATATAAAAAATTTTTTATATATACAATGAGTTTTCTCATAGTAGTTTTATGCTTTTAATGGTAAAATATAATCACCAGGAGATGGCGTTCTCCTTTAACCGCCTCCTTCAAAAGGGGGCTGATAACGCCTACAAGCTCTGAGATATTTTAGGAGGTTTTATGAACTATCCCGCAGCGCTTGTAGGCGACATTGAAGCTTTTACAATTAATATATGGAGGGGTATATAAAGATGGAAAAAGCTATTGAAAAATCTGTAGAATATGTGATGTCTAAGCTTTGTAGCGATGGCGGGTATTCGTTTTATAGACATATATATTTGGAAGAAACAAACATTTACGATACTTACTATGCCATAAGAACGCTTATAATGTTTGGTAAAAGTATATCTGATAAAACTATCAGGTATATCCTAAACTCATTTTTAGAGGCTGATACACTTGAAAAATATTATTATTCTATTAGATGTATTGAGCTTTTAAAAGAAGATCCTAGAACATATAGAAAAGGCGTTGAGCTACACTTTGAGATATCAACCAAACAATTAGAAGATATAAACTTAGAACTTTTAAGGATACTGATGTTTAAAAGGATATCAGCATATTACGATATAGGATACTCTGAAGAAAAAACCAAGCATTTTATAAGCTCTATAGATAAATCAGATATAAAAACGGTTTCTTTAATATACGCTATAACAGGTAATTTAGAAAAAGATATAGACCCTTATTTTGACAAGGATTTAGGCATAGTGCCAATCCCTAACTTAAAATATACAAACATTTCAACTCTTTATGCAGGTTATTGGCTTTTAAAAGCTCTAAACAGAGAATTAAAGTACATTTCAAAAGCAAAAGAGTTTGTACTTATGACCCAGGACAAATACGGCGCTTTTTCAGAAACCAAAGAAGCTCTACCAGATTTAAGATCAAACTACTGCGGTATTTTCATATTGAACATATTGAACCTATGAATAAAGAAATATAGAAAGTAGAATGATGATAATAAATATTTTAGGCAAAAGACGAGTGCAAAAATTTTTGATGGGCTCAAGTGAGGCTTTATCTTATGTAAGAAAAATAAAAGGAGGAGGTTATAAATGTTAGAATCTTTAATTCAGGAGATTGGTAAAAGGTTAGAAGAAGGACTATGCGTCGAGCTTCCAGACGGTAGAGTTCTCGGTAGTGGTAATTGCAAAGTTAAAATCAAAGATAAGAATGTTATATTAAACATACTAAAAGATCCTGAAATGGGCTTTGGAGAGGCATACATGAAAGGAGCCATAGAGATAGATGGAGATATTGAGAGATTTTTAGTGGCCTCCTTTAATTATCTTGAAGAAAATAAACTAAACAAAAATTTTAGAAATAGTTTATTTAGAAATATTCTTAGATATATTGGACTTCTGAAGTTTACTGAGGAAAAGGAAGTAAGAAGTCATTACGATCTTGGCAACGACTTTTATAAGCTTTGGCTTGATGATTCTATGACATATTCTTGTGCTTTCTTTACAGATGCACATCAGAGCTTAGAGATGGCGCAAAAGGAAAAAAGGAAGATTATATATGAAAAACTGCAACTTACCGAGGGGGATAAATTGTTGGATATAGGCTGTGGTTGGGGTGCCATAATTCTTGAAGCATCAAAACTATACAACATAGAAACTGTAGGTATAACAGTTTCAAAAAACCAATACGATTATATAAAATCAAAGATAGAAAACAATGGACTAAGTAGTAGAACAAGAGTTTATCTAATGCACTATGAAGATCTACCACGTCTTGGAGAGAAGTTTAACAAAATAGTTTCGGTAGGTATGTTTGAGCATGTAGGTAAAGGAAGACATAAAGACTTCTTTAAAATAGTACACAATACTATTGAAGAAAAAGGCCTTTTTCTTCTTCACACCATAGGAAAGGGTTTACCAGAAAGCCCGAGCAAGTGGATAAGAAAATACATATTTCCCGGAGGGTATGTACCTGCACTTACCGAAATAATTGAAGCAACCAAAGGGTTAGAATTCAACCTCATAGATATAGATGATTGGAGACTCCATTATTACAAGACGCTTCAAGAGTGGAGAAAAAGATTTTATAAGCATGCCGAAGAAGTTGTGAAAAAAAATGGCGAGGAGTTCTTCCGTATGTGGGACCTTTACTTAATAGGTTCTGCGGTATCGTTCCTAACCGGTTCCAATCATCTTTTTCAAATTCTTTTTTCTAAAGGTGTACTTAATGAATACCCTGTTATAAAAAGACAATTCCTTAGCCCTATAACTGTTAATAAATAAGCTATGATTATTCATATTGAACCTATGGATAAAGGAATAAAGCAATGAAATGGTTTTGTCCTTATTGCTGGGCTGAACTAAAAGGGGATGAAAGGATATGCCCCAATTGCGGGAAAGATATCTATCATTTTACATCTCTTGATTTTGATGAAAAACTCTTATATGGCCTTGATAACCCAACACCAGAAAATAGAATGCTTGTAATAGAAGTAATAGAAAAAAGAAAAAATCAAAAAGCTGTTCCTAAGCTTTGTAGTATGCTATCAGAAGAAAGAGACACCTACGAGCTAATGGCTATCGTTAAAGCCCTTTTGTCTATATCAAACAAAGAAGCTATAGATTGTCTTAAGCATCATAACTTTGATAAAAACGTCATACTAAGAAAGTTTTTAGAAGATCATCTTAATAAATATTAGAGTTTTATAACCTCCAAAGAGTTACCAACGTCTTTATTTCTTTTAGAAGGTCCTCTAAGAAGCACTGCGTAAGTGTTTTGTAGGCTTTTATAAAGATTATCTCCAACGATGTTTTTTATATACTCTTTCCAAGCGTTTACACTGTATTTGTCGGTGGGAGGGTTTTGATCGTAAAAGCCAAAAACCCCGTAAGAGAACCCCAAATGTTTTTTCACCCTTTCATCACGTGTGATACCAAGCACCCAGACAGGGAGTTTAAACTTGCTCATACGCCTTGCTGTAGTACCGCTGGTGGTGGGTACAATCATAAGAGATGCGTTTATATGCTTTGCCATGTTAAAAGCGTTGTATGCCATTATATCTTCTAAGGTGTTTAAAGTTGATAGCTCTTGTAAAAAAGCTTTGTAAATAGGGTTTTTGTCAAACTCTTTTTCAGCGCACGCTGCTATATTTGCCAACGTAGATACCACCAAATCTGGTTGTTTTCCTATCGCAGACTCTTCAGATACCATAATGCAATCTGTTCCATCCAATATGGCGTTGGCAACATCTGAGGCTTCTGCCCTTGTGGGTCTTGGGCTTTCTACCATAGATTCAAGCATCTGGGTAGCTGTTATTACAGGTTTTCCAGCTAAGTTGGCTTTTTTGATGATATGTTTTTGGGTCATAGCTATACATTCTATAGGGGTTTCTATGCCAAGATCCCCTCTTGCCACCATGATACCATCTGAGGCTTCTAAAATCTCATCTATATTTTTTAAAGCCTGTGGTCTTTCTATTTTAGCTATTATAAAAGGATGATAATCTATGGTGTTGCAATACTCTTTTGCATCTATTACATCTGATTGATCTTTTACAAAGGATACGCTTATAGCATCCATATCTATCTTTTTAGCAAAATCAATGCATCTTTTTTCATAATCACCGATGGCTTTTACCGGAAGGTCTACATTTGGTAAATTTACACCTTTGTGAGAAGAGATCTTACCAGCACTTAGGCTAACAGCGTACACCTTATCATCTTCTACTTTCTCCACCATTAGCTCTACGAAACCATCGTTCATGTATATACTATCACCTGCTTTCACATACTTACTAAAATCCTTAAAATTTATTGGTATTACTCCTTCTTGGGGCTTTTCTGATAAGATGAGAATATCTCCTTTCTTAATCTCCATCGGTTTGATATCCCCTATTCTTATCTTTGGTCCCGGTAAATCTCCCATTATCGTTACATCTTTGCCTACTATTTTTGAGGCTTTTCTTATATTTTCTACAACGCTTTTGTGCTCTTCAAAACTCCCATGAGCAAAGTTTATCCTTGCAATGTTCATTCCATTTTCTATCATCTTTGTAAGAGTTTCAATCTCTTGTGAAGCTGGTCCTATGGTACATACGATCTTTGTTTTACTTTTTGAAAACTCTATCATCTTACCCCCTCCTATTATAATTTTAAGCTAGGCTTTTGTAAGCGGGAGAATCTTCTCTTGTTTTTACTTGGGATTTGTATATAGAATAATCTCCAGAGACCAGGTAAGCTACCGCCACCGCCAACATACAAGCTGGTAAAAGCTGATAACTACCAGTCATCTCTACAACCATAAGAGTCACTGCCACAGGAGCCTTACCAGCAGCGCCAAACAAAGCCAACATACCAACTATTACAAAACCACCTATATGACTTGTATTCACCAAAGACGGAAAAAGCTGATGGTAAACAATACCAAGCCCCGCTCCTAAAAATCCACCTATAAAAAGCCCCGGTGCAAACACACCCCCAGAAGCTCCAGAACCTACCGTCAAAGATGTGGCTATTATTTTTATAAAAGCCAACAAAACAAAGAATATAAAAAGAGGAATACCGTATGTATTAAACATACTAAACTTGGTATCTATAGCACCCTGAAGCCAACCGTAACCAGTTCCTAAAACCTCCGGGAAAGCCATACCTATAATACCTGTTAAAAACATACCTATGACAGGTTTTAAATATATGTTTGTTTTTAGGCTTTTAAAAAGATTATCTTTAAAATAATAAAATGTTCTTGCATATATGCGCCCAACGATTCCGCACACGATACCTAAGATTATATAAAGGGGCAATCTTAGAGGGTTAAAATTTTGTAGATAATACCCAAACACAGGCACAAAACCAACGATACTCCCAAATATAGAATATCCTACAGCAGAAGCCACAAGCCCAGGAAATATGATATCGGCTTGTAAATCAGATTTATAAAGGATTTCAGCTCCTAAGATAGCACCACCTATGGGAGCTTTAAAGATAGTACCTATACCTGCTCCTATACCCACGGCCAACATCCTTTCCCTATCTTTTTCGCTGAGCCCCAAAAGTCTTGCAAGCCAAGAGCCTATCCCTGCAGATATGAGCGCCGTAGGACCTTCTCTTCCAGCAGAACCCCCAGATCCTATAGTAATAGCAGAAGCTATGGTCTTTATAAAAATTACCCTATCTCTTATAAAACCTTTTTTGTTGTGATAGGCATCTATTGCTGCATCGGTACCATGTCCCTCAGCCTCCGGAGCCCACTTAAACACTATGAATCCAGCTATAAAACCACCAAAAGCTATTACAATGGGTAATAGATAAACCAATCCTGGCTTAAAAATAAGGTTGTTTGTTTCCTCACCAGTGGGAGATGGTATATGATAATGAAGGATTTTGTTAAAAAATATAAACTCACAAAGCTTTAAACTATAATAAAAGAAAAGAGCACCAAGTCCAGATATAACACCGTTTATTAGTCCAAGTATAAACCACTTTAAAAAATAATCTTGCCTTGATATAAAACTACCTATCTTGTGGAATATATTATCCATACACTACCTCACAATCTGATATAACAATATGAATATTTTTGTCTTTTAGTCTGTCTACAAGAGTGTTTATTTTTTCATCTTCATCTACTATCTCCATCTTCATACCCGGATTGTAAGATTCTACCTCTATATACTCGTTTGAAACCCGCCCAGAAGGCCCATAAGAATAAATTGACTCGTATATAGTGGCGCCTTTTATACCAATTTCTTCTAAAAGCCCATAGATATAATTTTTTACATTTTTATGCCCTATTTTATCTTGCTCTTTGTAGTATATTCTTAGCTTCTTCATCTTACTATCTCCACCTCTTCAAGGGTTATAAGACCTGTGTTTAGCTCTTGAAGTATATTTTTTAATACAGGTAATATTTTTTCTATATTCTCTTTTGTGTCTATGATTTCAATGGCTACTGGTTCATTCTTTTCAAATAAACCATGATGATGTATTTTATGGGATTTACCATAACCCTCTATAGCTCTAAACACCGTTGCACCGTGAATACCGTTTTCCATACAAACATGCTCTATGCTACTACACAAAGATTTACCCTTATACTTTATCCCATGCTCTATAAGTATTTGAAGAAGATACCCTTTCATAACAAACCTCCCAAAAATCTACCAAGAGCCACAAATAAAAACCCAATTACGTTTGTGCCCACTATGTAATAAAAAGCTTTGAGATAATCTGCATTGTTTATAAGACCTATGCCTTCTAATGTAAATGTAGAAAATGTCGTATATCCACCAAGAAAGCCTGTTATAAGAAGAAGTCTTATGTTTGGAGG contains:
- a CDS encoding arsenate reductase ArsC, producing MNIAFICVGNSCRSQMAEGYAKHFLKDLKSKHNIYSAGMNPKDQIHPLAIEVMKEDGIDISSQYPKALEDIPLKDLDIYITLCGEEACPNIPGVKHLHWGLEDPAKTNDINVFRSVRDIIKQKVKDFLYELET
- a CDS encoding metalloregulator ArsR/SmtB family transcription factor; the encoded protein is MTKEELRRIFYALSDDIRLEIISVLLKEEEICVCSFMKHFNISQPNISFHLRILKDASLLKARKQGKWVYYSINKENQVLELLKDVIIESINVDMLHGILVEDLSCSIEEGPRS
- a CDS encoding prenyltransferase/squalene oxidase repeat-containing protein; the encoded protein is MEKAIEKSVEYVMSKLCSDGGYSFYRHIYLEETNIYDTYYAIRTLIMFGKSISDKTIRYILNSFLEADTLEKYYYSIRCIELLKEDPRTYRKGVELHFEISTKQLEDINLELLRILMFKRISAYYDIGYSEEKTKHFISSIDKSDIKTVSLIYAITGNLEKDIDPYFDKDLGIVPIPNLKYTNISTLYAGYWLLKALNRELKYISKAKEFVLMTQDKYGAFSETKEALPDLRSNYCGIFILNILNL
- a CDS encoding class I SAM-dependent methyltransferase, which encodes MLESLIQEIGKRLEEGLCVELPDGRVLGSGNCKVKIKDKNVILNILKDPEMGFGEAYMKGAIEIDGDIERFLVASFNYLEENKLNKNFRNSLFRNILRYIGLLKFTEEKEVRSHYDLGNDFYKLWLDDSMTYSCAFFTDAHQSLEMAQKEKRKIIYEKLQLTEGDKLLDIGCGWGAIILEASKLYNIETVGITVSKNQYDYIKSKIENNGLSSRTRVYLMHYEDLPRLGEKFNKIVSVGMFEHVGKGRHKDFFKIVHNTIEEKGLFLLHTIGKGLPESPSKWIRKYIFPGGYVPALTEIIEATKGLEFNLIDIDDWRLHYYKTLQEWRKRFYKHAEEVVKKNGEEFFRMWDLYLIGSAVSFLTGSNHLFQILFSKGVLNEYPVIKRQFLSPITVNK
- a CDS encoding HEAT repeat domain-containing protein — translated: MKWFCPYCWAELKGDERICPNCGKDIYHFTSLDFDEKLLYGLDNPTPENRMLVIEVIEKRKNQKAVPKLCSMLSEERDTYELMAIVKALLSISNKEAIDCLKHHNFDKNVILRKFLEDHLNKY
- the pyk gene encoding pyruvate kinase is translated as MIEFSKSKTKIVCTIGPASQEIETLTKMIENGMNIARINFAHGSFEEHKSVVENIRKASKIVGKDVTIMGDLPGPKIRIGDIKPMEIKKGDILILSEKPQEGVIPINFKDFSKYVKAGDSIYMNDGFVELMVEKVEDDKVYAVSLSAGKISSHKGVNLPNVDLPVKAIGDYEKRCIDFAKKIDMDAISVSFVKDQSDVIDAKEYCNTIDYHPFIIAKIERPQALKNIDEILEASDGIMVARGDLGIETPIECIAMTQKHIIKKANLAGKPVITATQMLESMVESPRPTRAEASDVANAILDGTDCIMVSEESAIGKQPDLVVSTLANIAACAEKEFDKNPIYKAFLQELSTLNTLEDIMAYNAFNMAKHINASLMIVPTTSGTTARRMSKFKLPVWVLGITRDERVKKHLGFSYGVFGFYDQNPPTDKYSVNAWKEYIKNIVGDNLYKSLQNTYAVLLRGPSKRNKDVGNSLEVIKL